DNA sequence from the Oxalobacteraceae sp. CFBP 8761 genome:
TCAGGCGCTGCACGTAGGGGTTTGCTGGAGGCCCCTCGGTTGTCTTGCCACCCTTGCATGGCATGGTTTTAACTATTGTAGCGTGCCTTAAACAGACTTGTCAGGGGAGGTCACGGACCCCGTCCGAATCGTATAAAGTATTGGTTTAGCGCAGTTTTTTCAGTGCAGCCTGCATTCAACGCCCAAATAACAATATGACCACCACCACCGTCCGTGCGACCTGTCCCCATGATTGCCCCGATACCTGCGCGCTGCTGATCAAAGTCGAGAACGGCGTCGCCACGGAGGTCAAGGGCGACCCGGACCATCCCACCACGGCCGGCGTGCTGTGCACCAAAGTCGCGCGCTACGTCGAGCGCACCTATCACCCGGATCGCGTGCTGTACCCGATGCGGCGCGTCGGCCGCAAGGGCGAAGGCAAGTTCGAGCGCATCACGTGGGACGCCGCCCTGGACGAGATCGCCACGCGCCTGACCGGCATTGCCGCGCGCGATCCCGAAGCGATCCTGCCGTACAGCTATTGCGGCACGATGGGCCTGGTGCAGGGCGAATCGATGTCGCTGCGCTTTTTCAATCAACTGGGCGCGTCGCTGCTCGATCGCACCATCTGCGCCACGGCCGGCGCAACCGGCTACCGGTATTCCATCGGTAGTTCGATCGGCACCGACCTCGAACAGTTCCAGAACGCCAAATTGATCCTGATCTGGGGCGGTAATCCGATCGCGTCGAACCTGCATTTCTGGATGCGTGCGCAAGAAGCCAAGCGCAATGGCGCTACCTTGATTGCCATCGATCCGTATCGCTCGCTCACTGCCGAAAAATGCCATCAACACATTGCGCTGCTGCCCGGCACGGATGCCGCGCTGGCACTGGGCATGATGCATGTGCTGATCAAGGAAGACCTGCTCGATCACGCCTACATCGACAAGCACACACTGGGTTTCGAGCCGCTCAAGGCGCGCGCGCTCGAATGGCCGCCGGAACGCACGGCCGAGATCTGCGGCATCACTGTCGATGAAGTGGTCAATCTGGCGCGCCTGTATGGCCAGACCGCAAAGAACGGCGAGGCGGCCGCGATCCGCGTCAACTACGGCATCCAGCGCGTGCGTGGCGGCGGCATGGCCGTGCGCAATATCGCCTGCCTGCCGGCCCTGGTGGGCGCCTGGCGCCTGCCCGCAGGGGGCATCCAGTTGTCGAGCTCAGCCTCGTTCCCGACCAACCGTCCGGCGCTGCAGCGCCCGGATCTGCTGGCGGGCCGCACCCCGCGCACGATCAACATGACCACGATCGGCGACGACCTGCTGCGCGAGAGCGCCCCCGATTTCGGCCCGAAGATCGAGGCCGTGATCGTCTACAACGCGAATCCGCTGGCGATCGCGCCCGATTCGCGCAAGGTGCAGCAGGGCTTCGAGCGCGAAGACCTGTTCACCGTGGTGCTCGAGCACTTTCATACCGACAGCGCCGACTACGCCGACATCCTGCTGCCGGCCACCACCCAGCTCGAACACGTCGATGCGCACCTGGCCTACGGCCACCTGTACATGATGGCCAATAACGCCGCCGTCGAGCCGGTGGGCGAATCCAAGCCGAATACCGAATTCTTCCGCCTGCTTGCCGCGCGCATGGGCTTTACCGATCCCTGCTTCCGCGAGAGCGATGACGCCATTGCAGCGCAAGCCTTCAACAGCAAGGATACGCGCGCAGTGCACTTCGACTGGGAGTCGCTCAAGCGCACAGGCTGGAGCAAGCTCAACATGCCGGACGCACCGTTTGCCGACGGCGGCTTCACGACGCCATCGGGCAAGTGCGAGTTCTTTTCCGAGAGCATGCTGGCCGACGGCCTCGATCCGGTGCCGACGTACATCCCGCCGTACGAGTCGGTCGCCTCGAACCCGGAGCTGGCAAAAACCTATCCGCTGGCCATGATTTCTCCGCCGGCACGGAACTTCCTCAACTCGACGTTTGTCAATGTACAGAGCCTGCGCGCAACTGAGGGCGAACCGCACCTCGACATCCACCCGCGCGATGCCGCCGCACGCGGCATCGCGCACGGTGACATGGCGCGCATTTATAACGACCGCGGTTCGTTCCTCGCCCGTGCACGCGTGACCGACAAGGCGCGCGCCGGACTGGTGGTGGGCTTGTCGATCTGGTGGAAAAAACTGGCTACCGACGGCAAGAACGCCAACGAAGTCACCAGCCAGCGTTTGACCGACATGGGCCGGGCGCCCACTTTCTACGACACCCTGGTGCAGGTTGAAAAAGCTGCGCCCCCGACACGAGATGACGCCCTCTAGATTCTCACAGGCCTTCCGGCCGCTCATGGCCGTGGCAGCTGCGGCCCTGATGTTGACAAGCTGCTCATCGCTCTCGTACTACACCCAGGCCGCGCAAGGCCAGTTGCAACTGCTGTCCGATGCGCGCCCGATCGACGACTGGATCGCCGACACCAGCACCAGCGCCAAATTGCGGCACCGGCTCGAGGCAGCGCGCCAGATCCGCCGCTTCGCCATCCAGGAAATGCAGCTGCCCGATAACGGCAGCTACACCAATTACGCCAGTCTCAAACGCCCCTACGTGCTGTGGAACGTGGTGGCCACGCCCGAACTGTCCCTCAAACCGATCCAGTGGTGCTTTCCGGTAGCCGGCTGCGTGAACTACCGCGGCTACTACAGCAAGACCGACGCCCAGGCCTATGCCCGGCAACTGCGCGCAGAAGGCCATGACGTGGAAGTGGGCGGCGTGAGCGCCTATTCGACGCTCGGCTGGTTCAGGGACCCGCTGGTGTCGACCTTCATCAACTACCCCGACGCCGAACTGGCGCGCCTGATCTTCCATGAGCTGGCGCACCAGGTCGTCTACGTCGCGGGCGACTCGCAATTCAATGAATCGTTTGCCAGCGCCGTGGAGCAGGCCGGCGTGGAAGCCTGGCTCGAACGCTTCGGCAACCCGGCCATGAGCGCGGCCTACGATCGCTATAAAGCCCGCAAGCGCGACTTCCTGGCGCTGCTGCTGCGCTATCGCGGTGAGCTCGAGCGCACCTACAAGAGCATCGAACCGGACGCCACCAAGCGTGCCACCAAGGGCCGCCTGTTCATCGCGCTGCAGAACGACTACCAGGTGCTCAAGGCAAACTGGGGCGGTTACGCCGGCTATGACCGCTTCTTTGCCGAGCCGCTGTCCAATGCCCATCTTGCCTCGGTGGCGACCTACAATGATCTGGTACCAGCGTTTCGCGCCCTGCTACGCCGCGAGAAAACGTGGGCGGGTTTCTACAAGGCCGTCAACCGTCTTGCCGCCCTCGACAAGAAAGAGCGCACCCGTGTGTTGACGGGGTTGGCGGCGACGGGTTCCACGGGCCTGCAGGTGGTGCAGCGCACCATGAGTGCTCTGCCGTAGAGGACCGGTTCCAATCGGCGTAAAAGCGCTTGCGCACAAGGGCGCTGCCCGATAGCATCACAACCAGCGATAGCAAAGGCATAAGCTTCGTGCGCACGCGAGCCGGCAACATAGCACGGCCGTCGACAAGAACGATCATGATCTTGAAAAAGATCCCGAGACAGAGGCAACCCATGGACAAGATTTGGCTGCAGTCGTATCCACCAGGCATGCCGGCAGAGATCAATCCGGACCAGTACTCTTCGCTGGTGCAATTGCTGGAAGAATCGTTCAGCAAATTCGCAGACCGCAACGCCTTTGTCTGCATGGACAAGTTCCTCACCTACCGCGAACTTGACGCCTGTTCGCAAAAGCTCGCCGCCTGGCTGCAAAGCCGCGGCCTGACGCCGGGCGCGCGCGTGGCCATCATGATGCCCAATGTGCTGCAGTACCCGATCGCGCTGGCCGCCGTGCTGCGCGCCGGCTACGTCGTCGTCAACGTCAATCCCCTCTACACCGCGCGCGAACTCGAACACCAGATCACTGACTCGGGCGCCGAAGCCATCATCGTGCTGGAAAACTTTGCCCACACCGTGCAGAAGGTAATGGGCAAGACGCCGCTGCGCCACGTGGTGGTGGCGAACATGGGCGAGCTGCTTGGTGGCGTCAAGGGCATGGTGGTCAACCTCGTGGTCCGTCACGTCAAGAAGATGGTGCCCGAGTTCTCGCTGCCGAACATGGTGACCTTCAAGGATGCGCTGGCGCAGGGCGCCCGCATGACCTTCAAGCCGGCCACGCTCAAGGCCGGCGACGTCGCCTTTCTGCAGTACACGGGTGGTACCACCGGGCCCTCAAAAGGCGCCACGCTCACGCACCGCAACGTGATCGCCAACGTGCTGCAAAGCGAAGCCTGGTCGGCGCCGGCGCTGGGCGAGGCGGGCGGCGAGCCTTTGACAATCGTGTGCGCGCTGCCGCTGTATCACATCTTTGCGCTGACCGCGTGCGCCATGTGGGGCATGCGCATGGGCGCCCTGAACGTGCTGATCGTGAACCCGCGCGACATCCCCGGCTTCGTCAAAGAACTGGCCAAGTACCGCTTCAACATGCTGCCGGCCGTGAACACGCTGTACAACGCGCTGGTGAACAACCCCGATTTCGCCCACCTCGATTTCTCCGGTCTGCGCATCTGCAATGGCGGTGGCATGGCGGTGCAAAAGGCCGTGGCCGACAAATGGCGCGATATCACCGGCGTGGCCATCATCGAAGGCTACGGCTTGTCCGAGACGTCGCCGGTGGCCACCTGCAACCGCGCCGACGTGCTGGACTTCACCGGCACCATCGGCTTGCCGGTGCCATCGACCGACATCGCCATCATCGACGATGCCGGCAATCCGGTGGCGCTGGGCGAAAGCGGCGAGATCGCGATCCGCGGTCCGCAAGTCATGCAGGGATACTGGAAACAGCCGGCCGAAACCGCCAAGGTCATGACGGCCGACGGCTTCTTCCGCTCGGGCGACATCGGCATCATGGACGCGAACGGCTACGTCAGGATCGTCGATCGCAAGAAGGACATGATCCTGGTCTCGGGTTTCAACGTCTACCCGAACGAGCTCGAAGGCGTGATCGCCGGCCATCCAGGGGTGCTCGAGTGCGCCGTGGTCGGTGTGCCGGACGCCCATTCGGGCGAGGCGGTCAAGGTATTCGTGGTAAAAAAAGACCCGGGCCTCACGACGGACGACTTGCTGGCCTACTGCAAGCAGGAATTCACCGGCTACAAGCGCCCCAAGTACATCGAGTTCCGCGATGAGCTTCCCAAGACCAACGTCGGCAAGATTCTCCGCCGCGCGCTGCGGGACGAAAAGCAGGCGGACACGGTGGCGTAAGTCACGGCGGATGATGGGCAACCAGCCGAAGCCGCCCGCGAGGCGGCTTCGGCGTTTTATTGGAACAACAAGGAAGGCAGTGGAATACATGGACAAATTCTGGCTCACGTCGTACGAAACCGGTGTACCGGCAGAGATCGATGCGACGCAATATCGCTCGCTGGCGCATTTGCTCGAGGAGGCGTTCCGCAAGTACGCCGACCGCAAGGCCTATGCCTGCATGGGCAAGTCCATCACGTTTTCCGAACTCGATACGATGTCGCAGCGCATGGCCGCCTGGCTGCAGGCGAAAGGCCTGAAACCGGGCGCGCGCGTGGCGCTGATGATGCCCAACGTGCTGCAGTATCCGGTGGCGCTGGCCGCCGTGCTGCGCGCCGGCTATGTCGTCGTCAACGTCAACCCGCTCTACACCCCGCGCGAGCTGCAGCACCAGCTGACCGATTCGGGCGCCGAGGCGATCGTGGTGCTGGAAAACTTCGCCCACACGCTGGAACAGGTAGTCGGAAAGACACAGGTCAAACACGTCATCCTGGCCACCATGGGCGACCTGCTGGGCGGCCTGAAAGGCACGCTGGTCAATCTGGTGGTGCGCAAGGTCAAGAAGATGGTGCCGGCCTATTCGCTGCCAGGTGCGGTCGCCTTCAACAAGGTGCTGGCCGACGGCGCGCGCGAAACGCTGGGGCAGGTTGCGATCGGCCATGACGACATCGCCTTCCTGCAGTACACGGGCGGCACCACGGGCGTGTCGAAAGGCGCGGTGCTGCTGCACCGCCACGTGATCGCCAACGTGCTGCAGAACGAGGCCTGGTTCGCGCCGACCCTGGGGCGCCAGCTGGCGGGCCAGCAGGCGCAGTTTGCCTGCGCGCTGCCGCTGTACCATATCTATGCGCTGACGGTCTGCGCGCTGCTCGGCCTGCGCGTGGGCGGCATGAACCTGTTGATCCCGAACCCGCGCGACATCAAGGGCTTCATCAAGGAACTGGGTGGCTACCGCATCAACATCTTCCCGGCCGTGAACACGTTGTACAACGGCCTGCTGAACAACGACGATTTCGCCAAGCTCGATTTTTCGGGCCTGATGGTGTGCCCGGGCGGCGGCATGGCCGTGCAAAAAGCGGTGGCCGACAAGTGGCTCAAGACGACGGGCATCCCGATCGTCGAAGGCTACGGCTTGTCCGAGACGTCGCCCGTGGTCACCGCCAACCGCTGCGATATCAGCGAGTTCACCGGCACCATCGGCCTGCCGCTGCCCTCGACCGAACTGCGCATCCTGGACGATGCCGGCAACGCCGTCCCGTTCGGCACCCCCGGCGAAATCGCCGTGCGCGGGCCGCAGGTCATGGCCGGCTACTGGCAGCGCGATGACGAAACGGCCAAGGTCATGACGCCCGACGGCTTCTTCAAGACCGGTGACATCGGCATCATGGACGACAAGGGCTACACGCGCATCGTCGATCGCAAGAAGGACATGATCCTGGTTTCGGGCTTCAATGTGTACCCGAACGAAGTCGAAGGCGTGGTCGCGTCGATGCCGGGCGTGCTCGAAGTGGCGTGCGTGGGCGTGCCTGATCAGCATTCGGGCGAGGCGGTCAAGCTGTACGTGGTCAAGAAGGATGCCAGCCTCACCGTCGACCAGGTCACCGCGTTCTGCAAGGAGCAGCTGACCGGTTACAAGCGGCCGAAGTTCGTCGAGTTCCGCGAGACGCTGCCGAAGACGAACGTCGGCAAGATCCTGCGGCGCGAACTGCGCGACGAAAAAAAGCCGGGCTGATGCCGGCGTGACGTTCTGAAGGCCGCCATGATGGCGGCCTTTTTCACGACCGGATCACCGGTTTGCGATCAGCGATTCGAGTGGCGGTAACTGGCGCGGCTTGCGATCCGGGCCGGTGGCCACGTAGGTCAGCGTCGCCTCGGTCACCTTGACCACCTCGGCCGCCAGCCGGTTGCGCTCGGCGTACACCTCGACGAACACCGTGATCGACGTGTTGCCCACCTTGGTGATATCGGCATAGAACGACAGCAGGTCGCCGACGAACACCGGATTCTTGAACAAAAACGAGTTTACGGCGATGGTCGCCACGCGGCCATTGGCGCGGCGCGTGGCCGGCAGCGAACCGGCCAGGTCGACCTGGGCCATGATCCAGCCGCCGAATACATCGCCATACACATTGGCGTCGGACGGTGCGGGCATGACCCGCAGTTCGGGCATCTTGCCGGCGGGGAGGCGAATGGTACTGGGCGTGGTAACGGTATTTTCGGGCGTGGTCATCGTGAATTCTCGGTAAAAGCTACAATCGACCCGAATTGAACCACAAAAGTCTCCCCATGCGCCGCAATACCTCACTTCCGCCGGACCCTACCGGCATTCCCCGCAACGACTGGGCAACGCTCAAGACCTTGTTCCCGTACCTGTGGGTCTACAAGTGGCGCGTGCTGGCCGCCATGGGCGCACTGGTCGCGGCCAAGATGGCCAACGTCGGCGTGCCGTTGGTGCTCAAGCGGCTGATCGACGGCCTGGCCATCGATCCCGCGCACCCGCACGCACTGATGGTGCTGCCCGTTGGCGTGCTGATCGCCTACGGTCTGCTGCGGCTGTCGATGACTGTCTTCACCGAGCTGCGTGAATTTCTGTTCGCGCGCGTGACGCAGCGCGCCGTGCGCACGATCGCGCTGCGCGTGTTCCGTCACCTGCATGCGCTGTCGCTGCGCTTTCACCTGAACCGGCAGACGGGTGGCATGACGCGCGACATCGAGCGCGGCACGCGCGGCGTGAACTCGCTGATCTCGTACTCGCTCTTCAACATCCTGCCGACGCTGGTCGAGATCACGCTGGTACTGGGTTACCTGATACTGAACTACGACATCTGGTTCAGCATCATCACCGCCGTGGCGCTGGCCTCGTACATCACCTTTACCGTGGTGGTCACCGAATGGCGCACGCACTTCCGGCGCACGATGAACGATCTCGAATCGAAAGCCAGTACCAAGGCGATCGACTCGCTGCTCAATTACGAAACGGTGAAATACTTCGGCAACGAAGACTACGAAGCCAAGCGCTATGACGAGGGCCTGAAGAACTACGAGAACGCCGGCGTGCGCTCGCAGACTTCGTTGTCGGTCCTGAACACGGGCCAGTCGCTGATCATCGCGACTGCCGTCACGCTGATCCTGTGGCGCGCCACGCAGGGCGTCATCAACGGCACCATGAGCCTGGGCGACCTGGTGCTGGTCAATACCTTCATGATCCAGCTGTACATGCCGCTGAACTTCCTGGGCGTGATCTACCGCGAGATCAAGCAAAGCCTGGCCGACATGGAGCGCCTGTTTGGACTGCTCGACCAGAACCGCGAAGTGGCCGACGGTCCCAAGGCGCTGCCGCTGGATATCAAGGGTGCGCAGGTCGAGTTCTCGCACGTGGAATTCAGCTACGAGACCAAGCGCCAGATCCTGTTCGATGTCGACTTCACCATCGCCGCCGGCACCACGACGGCGGTGGTGGGCCACAGCGGCTCGGGCAAGTCCACGCTGTCACGCCTGCTGTTTCGCTTCTATGACGTGAACGGCGGTGCGATCAGGATCGATGGCCAGGATCTGCGCAACATCACCCAGTCGTCGCTGCGCGCGGCGATCGGCATCGTCCCGCAGGACACGGTGCTGTTCAACGACACGATCGAATACAACATCGCGTATGGCCGCCCGGGTGCGAGCCGCGATGACATCGTGGCAGCCGCGCGTGCGGCGTCGATCCACGACTTCATCGAAAGCCTGCCGGATGGCTATCAGAGCATGGTGGGTGAGCGGGGCCTGAAACTGTCCGGTGGCGAGAAGCAGCGCGTGGCGATCGCGCGCACGCTGCTGAAAGACCCGGCGCTGCTGATCTTCGATGAAGCGACGTCGGCGCTCGACTCACGCGCCGAGCAGGCAATCCAGGCGCAGTTGAAAGAGATCGCGAAGAACCGCACGACGCTGGTGATTGCGCACCGCCTCTCGACGATCGCCGATGCGCAGCAGATCATCGTGCTCGATCACGGCAAGATCGTCGAGCGCGGCACACATGGTTCGCTGCTGGCGGCGCGCGGCCTGTATGCGCAGATGTGGGACCGGCAGCTGGCGCGGCCTGACGAGGATGTGGCCTCGCCGCCGCTGGTGCCGGAAGCGTTTGAACGCGTGGACGGCGCAACCGTCCACCCTACGGTATCCGGCGCGTAATCAATACGTGTAGAACATCCGCTGGATTTCGCTGGTGCTGGTCGTTCTGGTCAGCGCCAGCATCAGCAGGATACGTGCCTTTTGGGGACTGAGCGTATCGGCCACCACGAAGTCCAGCTGATCATCATTGGCTTCGCCATTGCGCGCCACGATGCCCTGTCCCACGCGGCTCGCGCGCACCACGATGACGCCCTTGGCACGTGCAGCCACCAGCGCCGGTTTGGTTTTGGCAGGCAGGCTGCCGTTGCCGACACCCGCATGCACCAGCCCCTTGGCGCCGGCTGCCACCAGCGCATTGACCGCCACATCGCCCACGTTCGCATACGCGTACGCCACGTCCACCTGCGGCAGCGCATCGAGTTTGGCCAGATCGAATTCGGTGTCGACCGTGTGCTTGCGCGTCACGTCGCGATAAAAGAACGGCTTGCCGCCCTGGATGTAGCCGACCATGCCCAGCTCCGTCGTGCGGAAGGTGTCCGCCGTCGTCGTATTGGCCTTGGTGACGTCACGCGCCGCATGGATCTGGTCATTCATCGCCACCAGCACGCCGCGTCCCGCCGCGTCAGGCGTGCCCGCCAGGCGCACCGCGTTGTACAGGTTGATCGGGCCGTCGGCCGACAGCGCCGTTGACGGCCGCATCGAGCCGACCACCACCACCGGCTTCCTGCTCTTGACGACCAGGTTCAAAAAGTATGCCGTCTCTTCCAGCGTGTCGGTGCCGTGCGTGATGACGATGCCATCGACGCTGCTTTGCGCCAGCAGCACGTTGACGCGCTTGGCCAGTTGCAGCCACTGCGCATCGCTGATGTTTTCACTGGCGATCTGGAATACCTGTTCGCCGGTGACGTTGGCCACCTTCGCGATCTCGGGCACGGCCGCGATCAGCGATTGCACGCCGACGGTGGCAGCAGTGTAGCCGATCGTGGTCGTGCTGCTGGCGCCCGTTCCGGCGATGGTGCCGCCGGTGGCGAGGATCGTCACATTCGGCAGCTTGGCGGTCTGGGCCTGGACGGCGGCCGCAAACAGAAAAAGAACGCCGCACAGGGCGGCGTGGGCAGAGCGCGGGAACAGCATGAAGGTCTCCGGGTTTTATAAACCCGGCAGCTTACAGCTTTTTAAAGACGACGCCATCCTTCATCACGAACTTGACCTGCTCGAGTAGTTTGACGTCCTTGAGCGGGTCGCCCTCGACCGCGATGATGTCGGCCGCGAACCCCGGCGCGATCGCGCCCAGGCGCTTGGGTTGATCCAGCAGCACGGCCGCATTGACGGTCGCGGCGCGGATTGCGTCGATCGGTGTCATGCCGGCTTCGACCATGTAGCCGAATTCCTTCGCATTCTCGCCATGCGGGAACACGCCGGCATCGGTGCCGAACGCGATCTTCACGCCGGCCTTGTGGGCGCGGGCGAACGTGGCCTGCAGCTGCGGCCCGATCGCCGCTGCCTTGGGCTGCAC
Encoded proteins:
- a CDS encoding molybdopterin oxidoreductase family protein, whose product is MTTTTVRATCPHDCPDTCALLIKVENGVATEVKGDPDHPTTAGVLCTKVARYVERTYHPDRVLYPMRRVGRKGEGKFERITWDAALDEIATRLTGIAARDPEAILPYSYCGTMGLVQGESMSLRFFNQLGASLLDRTICATAGATGYRYSIGSSIGTDLEQFQNAKLILIWGGNPIASNLHFWMRAQEAKRNGATLIAIDPYRSLTAEKCHQHIALLPGTDAALALGMMHVLIKEDLLDHAYIDKHTLGFEPLKARALEWPPERTAEICGITVDEVVNLARLYGQTAKNGEAAAIRVNYGIQRVRGGGMAVRNIACLPALVGAWRLPAGGIQLSSSASFPTNRPALQRPDLLAGRTPRTINMTTIGDDLLRESAPDFGPKIEAVIVYNANPLAIAPDSRKVQQGFEREDLFTVVLEHFHTDSADYADILLPATTQLEHVDAHLAYGHLYMMANNAAVEPVGESKPNTEFFRLLAARMGFTDPCFRESDDAIAAQAFNSKDTRAVHFDWESLKRTGWSKLNMPDAPFADGGFTTPSGKCEFFSESMLADGLDPVPTYIPPYESVASNPELAKTYPLAMISPPARNFLNSTFVNVQSLRATEGEPHLDIHPRDAAARGIAHGDMARIYNDRGSFLARARVTDKARAGLVVGLSIWWKKLATDGKNANEVTSQRLTDMGRAPTFYDTLVQVEKAAPPTRDDAL
- a CDS encoding aminopeptidase — its product is MAVAAAALMLTSCSSLSYYTQAAQGQLQLLSDARPIDDWIADTSTSAKLRHRLEAARQIRRFAIQEMQLPDNGSYTNYASLKRPYVLWNVVATPELSLKPIQWCFPVAGCVNYRGYYSKTDAQAYARQLRAEGHDVEVGGVSAYSTLGWFRDPLVSTFINYPDAELARLIFHELAHQVVYVAGDSQFNESFASAVEQAGVEAWLERFGNPAMSAAYDRYKARKRDFLALLLRYRGELERTYKSIEPDATKRATKGRLFIALQNDYQVLKANWGGYAGYDRFFAEPLSNAHLASVATYNDLVPAFRALLRREKTWAGFYKAVNRLAALDKKERTRVLTGLAATGSTGLQVVQRTMSALP
- a CDS encoding long-chain-fatty-acid--CoA ligase — translated: MDKIWLQSYPPGMPAEINPDQYSSLVQLLEESFSKFADRNAFVCMDKFLTYRELDACSQKLAAWLQSRGLTPGARVAIMMPNVLQYPIALAAVLRAGYVVVNVNPLYTARELEHQITDSGAEAIIVLENFAHTVQKVMGKTPLRHVVVANMGELLGGVKGMVVNLVVRHVKKMVPEFSLPNMVTFKDALAQGARMTFKPATLKAGDVAFLQYTGGTTGPSKGATLTHRNVIANVLQSEAWSAPALGEAGGEPLTIVCALPLYHIFALTACAMWGMRMGALNVLIVNPRDIPGFVKELAKYRFNMLPAVNTLYNALVNNPDFAHLDFSGLRICNGGGMAVQKAVADKWRDITGVAIIEGYGLSETSPVATCNRADVLDFTGTIGLPVPSTDIAIIDDAGNPVALGESGEIAIRGPQVMQGYWKQPAETAKVMTADGFFRSGDIGIMDANGYVRIVDRKKDMILVSGFNVYPNELEGVIAGHPGVLECAVVGVPDAHSGEAVKVFVVKKDPGLTTDDLLAYCKQEFTGYKRPKYIEFRDELPKTNVGKILRRALRDEKQADTVA
- a CDS encoding long-chain-fatty-acid--CoA ligase encodes the protein MDKFWLTSYETGVPAEIDATQYRSLAHLLEEAFRKYADRKAYACMGKSITFSELDTMSQRMAAWLQAKGLKPGARVALMMPNVLQYPVALAAVLRAGYVVVNVNPLYTPRELQHQLTDSGAEAIVVLENFAHTLEQVVGKTQVKHVILATMGDLLGGLKGTLVNLVVRKVKKMVPAYSLPGAVAFNKVLADGARETLGQVAIGHDDIAFLQYTGGTTGVSKGAVLLHRHVIANVLQNEAWFAPTLGRQLAGQQAQFACALPLYHIYALTVCALLGLRVGGMNLLIPNPRDIKGFIKELGGYRINIFPAVNTLYNGLLNNDDFAKLDFSGLMVCPGGGMAVQKAVADKWLKTTGIPIVEGYGLSETSPVVTANRCDISEFTGTIGLPLPSTELRILDDAGNAVPFGTPGEIAVRGPQVMAGYWQRDDETAKVMTPDGFFKTGDIGIMDDKGYTRIVDRKKDMILVSGFNVYPNEVEGVVASMPGVLEVACVGVPDQHSGEAVKLYVVKKDASLTVDQVTAFCKEQLTGYKRPKFVEFRETLPKTNVGKILRRELRDEKKPG
- a CDS encoding acyl-CoA thioesterase, translating into MTTPENTVTTPSTIRLPAGKMPELRVMPAPSDANVYGDVFGGWIMAQVDLAGSLPATRRANGRVATIAVNSFLFKNPVFVGDLLSFYADITKVGNTSITVFVEVYAERNRLAAEVVKVTEATLTYVATGPDRKPRQLPPLESLIANR
- a CDS encoding ABC transporter ATP-binding protein/permease: MRRNTSLPPDPTGIPRNDWATLKTLFPYLWVYKWRVLAAMGALVAAKMANVGVPLVLKRLIDGLAIDPAHPHALMVLPVGVLIAYGLLRLSMTVFTELREFLFARVTQRAVRTIALRVFRHLHALSLRFHLNRQTGGMTRDIERGTRGVNSLISYSLFNILPTLVEITLVLGYLILNYDIWFSIITAVALASYITFTVVVTEWRTHFRRTMNDLESKASTKAIDSLLNYETVKYFGNEDYEAKRYDEGLKNYENAGVRSQTSLSVLNTGQSLIIATAVTLILWRATQGVINGTMSLGDLVLVNTFMIQLYMPLNFLGVIYREIKQSLADMERLFGLLDQNREVADGPKALPLDIKGAQVEFSHVEFSYETKRQILFDVDFTIAAGTTTAVVGHSGSGKSTLSRLLFRFYDVNGGAIRIDGQDLRNITQSSLRAAIGIVPQDTVLFNDTIEYNIAYGRPGASRDDIVAAARAASIHDFIESLPDGYQSMVGERGLKLSGGEKQRVAIARTLLKDPALLIFDEATSALDSRAEQAIQAQLKEIAKNRTTLVIAHRLSTIADAQQIIVLDHGKIVERGTHGSLLAARGLYAQMWDRQLARPDEDVASPPLVPEAFERVDGATVHPTVSGA
- a CDS encoding type II asparaginase, encoding MLFPRSAHAALCGVLFLFAAAVQAQTAKLPNVTILATGGTIAGTGASSTTTIGYTAATVGVQSLIAAVPEIAKVANVTGEQVFQIASENISDAQWLQLAKRVNVLLAQSSVDGIVITHGTDTLEETAYFLNLVVKSRKPVVVVGSMRPSTALSADGPINLYNAVRLAGTPDAAGRGVLVAMNDQIHAARDVTKANTTTADTFRTTELGMVGYIQGGKPFFYRDVTRKHTVDTEFDLAKLDALPQVDVAYAYANVGDVAVNALVAAGAKGLVHAGVGNGSLPAKTKPALVAARAKGVIVVRASRVGQGIVARNGEANDDQLDFVVADTLSPQKARILLMLALTRTTSTSEIQRMFYTY